One segment of Pseudomonas pohangensis DNA contains the following:
- a CDS encoding restriction endonuclease subunit S: MTAGNKSPLPPGEGQGEGSILSASTLLTDNLPLLAGAPNGIKKLRELILELAVRGKLVEQDVSDEPASELLKRIAVEKARLVAEGKIKKQKPLADSVERVPPADLPESWAWSSLNEVALVNPRNSAEDSLPVSFVPMTLIGVRFDSAHSQEQRLWSEVKQGFTHFAEGDIGVAKITPCFENSKACVFSNLTNGLGAGTTELHIVRPINGTIDPRYVLAYLKSPQFLTVGETKMTGTAGQKRLPKDFVEANPFPLPPLAEQHRIVAKVDELMALCDRLEVQQTDAASAHAQLVQALLGSLTQASDATEFAANWQRLAEHFHTLFNTEPSIDALKQTLLQLAVMGKLVPQDPSDEPASELLKRIQTEKQRLLVEGKSRKQKELLSENIPLPPYGVPSGWEWEILDSILYITGGVTLGRKLAGRKMVSKPYLRVANVQRGHLALDVMKEVEVPEDEVSKYLLKNSDLLITEGGDWDKVGRTAVWRDELPECLHQNHVFRARALTDEFESRWAEMYLNSTTARDYFAGSSKQTTNLASINMTQLRACAFPVPPLAEQHRIVAKADELMALCDQLKTQLSQARQLNEQLASTLVEQAVA; encoded by the coding sequence ATGACTGCGGGCAATAAATCCCCTCTCCCTCCGGGAGAGGGTCAGGGAGAGGGCAGCATTCTCTCGGCCAGCACCTTACTCACCGACAACCTGCCACTGCTGGCCGGTGCGCCGAATGGCATCAAGAAGCTGCGTGAGCTGATTCTGGAACTGGCCGTGCGAGGCAAGTTGGTGGAGCAGGATGTCAGCGATGAGCCGGCCAGTGAGTTGTTGAAGCGGATTGCAGTGGAAAAGGCGCGGTTGGTGGCTGAGGGGAAGATCAAGAAGCAGAAGCCCCTAGCGGATTCTGTAGAGCGCGTTCCTCCCGCTGATTTGCCAGAGAGCTGGGCATGGAGTTCTTTAAATGAGGTGGCTCTGGTCAATCCGAGAAACTCAGCAGAGGACTCCTTACCTGTCTCCTTTGTACCGATGACACTCATTGGTGTTCGATTCGATAGCGCTCATTCGCAAGAGCAACGTTTGTGGTCTGAGGTTAAGCAAGGTTTTACACATTTCGCTGAAGGTGACATTGGCGTAGCCAAAATCACACCCTGTTTTGAAAACAGCAAAGCCTGTGTTTTTTCAAACCTCACCAATGGGCTAGGTGCCGGTACAACCGAGCTCCACATCGTTCGCCCAATAAACGGCACCATTGACCCTCGTTATGTCTTGGCCTACTTGAAATCGCCTCAGTTTTTGACGGTTGGTGAAACCAAGATGACTGGTACTGCTGGACAGAAACGTTTGCCTAAAGATTTTGTCGAGGCCAATCCATTTCCACTTCCACCACTCGCCGAACAACACCGCATCGTCGCCAAAGTCGATGAACTGATGGCCCTGTGCGACCGTCTGGAAGTCCAGCAAACAGACGCCGCCAGCGCCCACGCCCAACTGGTGCAAGCCCTGCTCGGCAGCCTGACCCAAGCCAGCGATGCCACCGAGTTCGCCGCCAACTGGCAACGCCTCGCCGAACACTTCCACACCCTGTTCAACACCGAACCCAGCATCGACGCCCTCAAACAAACCCTCCTGCAACTGGCCGTCATGGGAAAACTCGTCCCCCAAGACCCCAGCGATGAGCCAGCAAGCGAACTGCTCAAGCGCATCCAAACTGAAAAACAGCGGTTACTTGTAGAGGGCAAGTCTCGTAAGCAAAAAGAACTATTATCGGAAAATATTCCTCTTCCACCTTATGGTGTTCCGAGCGGCTGGGAGTGGGAAATCTTAGATTCAATTTTGTACATCACTGGCGGGGTAACCCTTGGGCGTAAGCTCGCTGGGCGCAAGATGGTTTCCAAGCCATATCTGCGTGTGGCCAACGTTCAACGCGGACACTTAGCGCTTGATGTGATGAAAGAGGTCGAGGTGCCAGAGGATGAGGTTTCCAAATACCTTCTTAAAAATAGCGACCTTCTAATAACCGAGGGCGGTGATTGGGACAAAGTGGGCCGCACCGCTGTTTGGCGTGATGAATTGCCTGAATGTCTGCATCAGAACCATGTGTTTCGAGCTCGGGCGCTGACTGACGAATTTGAATCACGCTGGGCAGAGATGTATCTGAACTCGACAACTGCTAGGGATTACTTTGCAGGGTCATCAAAGCAAACGACCAATCTTGCGTCGATCAACATGACTCAGCTCCGTGCGTGCGCATTCCCAGTTCCGCCCCTCGCAGAACAACACCGCATCGTCGCCAAAGCCGATGAGCTGATGGCCCTCTGCGACCAACTCAAAACCCAACTCAGCCAGGCACGCCAACTCAACGAACAGCTGGCCAGCACGCTGGTCGAGCAGGCCGTCGCCTGA
- a CDS encoding ParE family toxin-like protein — MNTIQNILANCPHQVSPCHKAKVWEIDQSLRAGTPFPILGGKRVRCREGLLRFKIGSAWRLLYQTTANGYVPCALISRQCLERELKRRRAIKVYNLQSQEK, encoded by the coding sequence ATGAACACCATCCAGAACATCCTCGCCAACTGCCCCCACCAGGTCAGCCCCTGTCATAAAGCCAAAGTCTGGGAAATTGATCAGTCTTTGCGTGCCGGAACACCCTTTCCCATCTTGGGCGGCAAGCGCGTGCGCTGCCGTGAAGGTTTGCTGCGCTTCAAAATCGGCAGTGCCTGGCGCTTGCTGTATCAGACAACCGCTAACGGTTACGTACCTTGCGCACTGATCAGCCGTCAGTGCCTGGAGCGTGAGTTGAAGCGAAGGCGGGCCATCAAGGTCTACAACCTTCAATCTCAGGAGAAATAA
- a CDS encoding glycine-rich domain-containing protein, with the protein MNAIVSLNQPLLAANGLERNVSQLDFARLKHKYTESSEAEMTAEEWDKAELEYRRFLTLKCFYPAIALVPSKQVDALWHAHILDTRAYREDCYQVFGRFIDHYPYFGIYGQDDYQELKNSFAQTVALYEKHFGAYPDGGNESQAMRCGDDHACHVPGSCGCRVPGACK; encoded by the coding sequence ATGAATGCCATCGTATCGCTGAACCAGCCTCTACTGGCCGCCAATGGCCTTGAACGTAATGTCAGCCAACTGGACTTCGCACGTTTGAAGCACAAATACACCGAATCGTCCGAAGCAGAAATGACGGCCGAAGAATGGGACAAGGCGGAACTGGAGTACCGCCGCTTTCTGACGCTGAAGTGCTTTTATCCGGCCATCGCGCTGGTACCGAGCAAACAGGTCGATGCCTTATGGCATGCCCATATCCTCGATACCCGCGCCTACCGTGAGGACTGTTATCAGGTGTTTGGCCGCTTCATTGACCACTACCCGTACTTCGGCATTTACGGTCAGGACGACTATCAGGAACTGAAGAACAGCTTCGCGCAGACCGTGGCGTTGTACGAGAAACACTTCGGTGCCTATCCGGATGGTGGCAATGAGTCACAAGCCATGCGTTGTGGTGATGACCACGCCTGCCACGTCCCCGGCAGCTGTGGTTGCCGTGTTCCCGGTGCCTGCAAATAA
- a CDS encoding site-specific integrase has protein sequence MTTEGLWSGWEVRQGKTDNKKDNGKTSSADRKKKERQETNLRAKHSVHAKVRQRLAQYAPGLAKGKIDEPLALDTVLEKVLEGFEGRELRWAHNFVILGIDKGNKEQIWDLPVPPAMHLLRHEKVFFPPTDVEWLPHTRAIHAHLLASLEREDVSDLKGLNLQANETARNEVRAGELVLCFIALGGLTDSRILRQLIKNWNYDQPLITEQEFAWVDIFDINAEKEPVLCRRWFPDPVSELLIYRWHESGHQWPSFDTRSQKMSAGIFRWVDAYLRATGFKIVQAQPKTLVKLCDRFSLHSNLILPGYLGAYASGRMKSTPLSAETWHRVRTGVRASSIATSDLLELQETGLDPSLIHLQAVNVRAVDQQRSLQVLLNALKPDRNKEYFGSAKAQRVVEDFLQNQAGKLSIGVQLVAHWMLSLLQNGSRYKKNLQVKTVRQYTSNLARLPDLLGNNNLLGYDIDELLDLYQTLLQNAPTAKSRTYLSGRLDEFHSFLSQRTNLPRINIKELYDGPAVGSDVDANFITEQEFQQIYNELERQDPEHPRLYKMRRMLLILGYRLGLRRSEAWKVKISHVCGKVRPELFVMGNLKSASARRRLSLLELMPPDELKILLDWVVVRKREQGKAPDSHSNAYLFCSDLSEDDLTEESLLFDPLHDVMRAVTNDLHVRFHHLRHSMASSQLIRLQGSNTAGLSKFFEQRFIADLNNKDRAQLAHNHLYELALTMGHHAPEVSIGHYCHWHDLMLHYCQSQNLPESSVEFTSRLTSISVAALYKAKKRDAMDSFLLAARAHQRKRYAKLFQDPITGNHIKVTTPISWPDSDLKIRLSLPEEQPIRLVHSVLESVMEAGVDLREAASLYGCSEEAITRWMQAAQSLTNTNTSKVGVIHRARKLEAGHDSPTRLLPTRPTNKADIFDATEAVEQLSALRQQNEELLTWAIEYFLRNKTSSHTHLLLNSPEDGKRYVAFLKVIGVSKDRITIMLTSQSDNASAAKEQLRHWATALGLSKNQFSSDQTLVKKSSDWGVGYLKVLSKIPRKSGERESSYGLHYALCMYAILLRAEQPLKTKPVVSD, from the coding sequence GTGACGACTGAGGGACTCTGGAGTGGATGGGAGGTTCGACAAGGTAAAACAGACAACAAGAAAGACAACGGCAAGACGTCTTCAGCAGATCGCAAAAAAAAAGAGCGACAAGAAACAAACCTTCGAGCAAAACATAGCGTTCACGCCAAGGTTCGCCAGAGGCTAGCGCAATATGCGCCCGGCTTGGCCAAAGGCAAGATCGATGAACCTCTGGCTTTGGATACCGTCTTGGAAAAAGTTCTAGAGGGCTTTGAAGGTCGGGAGCTTAGATGGGCACACAACTTTGTGATCCTCGGCATCGATAAAGGCAACAAGGAACAGATTTGGGATCTGCCGGTACCGCCGGCGATGCATCTGCTCAGGCATGAAAAGGTATTTTTTCCGCCGACTGACGTTGAATGGCTGCCCCATACCCGAGCGATACATGCACATCTACTGGCGTCGTTAGAACGAGAGGATGTGTCCGACCTAAAGGGTCTTAATCTTCAGGCAAATGAAACAGCCCGAAACGAGGTACGTGCCGGGGAGCTTGTACTCTGTTTCATTGCTCTGGGTGGTCTTACAGATTCGCGCATACTGAGACAGCTGATAAAGAACTGGAACTATGATCAGCCGCTTATCACTGAGCAAGAGTTTGCCTGGGTCGACATATTTGATATCAACGCAGAAAAGGAGCCCGTTCTTTGCCGGAGATGGTTTCCTGACCCAGTCAGTGAGCTCTTGATCTATCGATGGCATGAGTCAGGCCACCAGTGGCCATCCTTTGACACACGCTCCCAAAAAATGTCTGCGGGAATCTTCCGTTGGGTAGATGCCTATTTGCGGGCCACTGGCTTCAAAATAGTTCAAGCCCAACCCAAGACACTAGTGAAGTTATGCGACCGCTTCAGTCTACATTCAAACCTGATACTGCCAGGTTATCTCGGGGCTTATGCCTCCGGGCGAATGAAATCTACCCCCCTTTCCGCAGAGACCTGGCATCGAGTACGAACAGGAGTTCGTGCCTCCAGTATTGCCACATCAGATCTCCTCGAACTGCAGGAAACTGGGCTGGATCCATCCTTGATACATTTGCAGGCAGTTAATGTGCGTGCTGTCGATCAGCAACGAAGCCTGCAGGTGCTTCTCAATGCCTTGAAACCCGACCGAAACAAGGAGTATTTCGGCTCAGCAAAAGCTCAGCGGGTAGTTGAGGATTTTCTACAGAATCAGGCAGGGAAACTGAGTATCGGTGTGCAGTTGGTGGCGCATTGGATGTTGTCTTTGCTGCAGAACGGAAGCCGCTACAAAAAGAACCTACAAGTAAAAACGGTCAGACAGTACACCAGTAATCTTGCGCGACTGCCTGACCTTCTTGGCAACAACAACCTACTGGGATATGACATCGATGAACTGCTGGATCTATATCAAACCTTGCTACAAAACGCTCCGACAGCAAAGTCGCGAACGTATCTTTCAGGCCGGCTAGATGAGTTCCATAGTTTTCTCAGCCAGAGAACAAATCTTCCGCGGATCAATATCAAAGAGCTTTACGATGGCCCGGCAGTTGGCTCTGATGTAGATGCAAACTTCATCACCGAGCAAGAATTTCAACAAATATATAACGAGTTAGAGCGGCAAGATCCTGAGCACCCCAGACTCTATAAAATGCGCCGGATGCTTCTGATTTTAGGGTATCGGCTTGGGCTCAGACGAAGCGAAGCCTGGAAGGTTAAGATCTCTCATGTGTGTGGGAAAGTTCGCCCCGAACTTTTCGTTATGGGCAACCTAAAGTCGGCCAGCGCGCGCCGCCGATTGTCTTTACTGGAGCTCATGCCTCCAGATGAATTAAAGATTCTTTTGGATTGGGTTGTTGTGCGTAAACGAGAGCAGGGAAAAGCGCCTGACAGCCATTCAAATGCCTACCTGTTTTGCAGCGACCTTTCAGAAGACGATTTAACTGAGGAATCGCTGCTGTTTGACCCGTTGCATGATGTGATGCGGGCAGTGACCAATGATCTTCATGTCCGCTTTCACCACCTGCGTCATAGCATGGCCAGCAGTCAATTGATTCGCCTACAAGGATCCAATACAGCTGGGTTGTCAAAGTTCTTTGAGCAGAGGTTTATAGCCGATCTCAACAACAAGGACCGGGCTCAGCTGGCGCACAACCATTTGTATGAGTTGGCTCTGACAATGGGGCACCATGCCCCAGAGGTATCCATAGGGCATTACTGCCATTGGCACGATCTCATGCTGCATTATTGCCAGTCACAGAACCTGCCCGAAAGCAGTGTGGAATTCACCTCGAGGCTCACCAGCATCAGCGTAGCTGCTCTCTACAAAGCAAAAAAGCGAGATGCAATGGATTCCTTTCTTCTGGCCGCACGAGCGCACCAACGCAAACGTTACGCCAAGCTATTTCAGGACCCGATAACAGGGAACCATATCAAGGTAACAACACCCATCTCTTGGCCTGACTCCGATTTGAAAATACGTTTGTCGCTTCCGGAAGAGCAGCCAATCAGGCTAGTACATTCAGTTCTGGAGAGTGTAATGGAAGCAGGAGTCGATCTCCGCGAGGCTGCATCGTTATATGGATGTTCCGAAGAAGCTATTACTCGCTGGATGCAAGCAGCTCAAAGCCTGACGAATACTAATACCTCAAAAGTTGGGGTTATTCATCGCGCGCGTAAGCTTGAAGCCGGACATGATTCACCCACTCGCCTCCTTCCTACTCGTCCGACGAACAAAGCCGACATTTTTGACGCGACTGAAGCTGTAGAACAACTCAGTGCGCTACGTCAGCAGAACGAAGAGCTCCTCACTTGGGCTATTGAATATTTCCTGCGCAACAAGACAAGTTCCCATACACACCTGTTGCTGAACAGCCCGGAGGACGGCAAACGATATGTGGCCTTCCTTAAAGTCATTGGTGTTAGCAAAGATCGAATAACTATCATGCTGACCTCGCAGAGTGATAACGCGAGTGCCGCAAAAGAGCAACTCAGGCACTGGGCAACTGCTTTGGGCTTGTCGAAAAACCAATTCAGCAGCGACCAAACTCTGGTGAAAAAATCATCAGATTGGGGAGTTGGCTATCTTAAAGTACTAAGCAAAATTCCACGAAAAAGCGGCGAACGTGAGTCCTCCTATGGTCTGCATTACGCTCTATGTATGTATGCCATTCTGCTCAGGGCGGAGCAGCCGCTAAAAACAAAACCCGTAGTCAGCGACTAA
- a CDS encoding HD domain-containing protein, translated as MMKTLAHFDTTNCEPEKHHVSGCIMAHQLYPVSSEHSAISLTLENMTGSHDILLSPSEHPGNYIKQGHRAVTMTLSNEFGRLVNSGKDMHLIQQYTSLDHLPSRLIAAPEMVTRTQQWIERCPYAALKNFVYQVLGDPTVGCAFFSVPASTSYHHREPGGLAQHSLEVAEISYAATQCFEDHERWLAAVSGLLHDVGKVRTLTQDCHQTAIGQLIAPEILNVEILADAFINLDQAWADGAIAIRYILGSLMKPRDQRPLLPLTTAVKQADIASAAASNRRLAFADKPSHPEATGFAGVYWKPSPT; from the coding sequence ATGATGAAAACACTTGCACACTTTGACACCACCAATTGCGAGCCAGAAAAGCACCATGTTTCTGGTTGCATCATGGCTCACCAACTTTATCCCGTGTCCTCAGAGCATTCAGCCATTAGCCTCACACTAGAGAACATGACTGGTAGTCACGACATTCTATTGAGCCCTTCTGAGCACCCAGGTAACTACATAAAACAAGGGCACAGGGCAGTCACCATGACATTGAGTAATGAGTTCGGCAGGTTGGTCAATTCGGGGAAGGATATGCATCTAATACAGCAGTATACGTCGCTGGATCATCTGCCTAGCCGCTTAATAGCGGCCCCGGAAATGGTTACGCGTACGCAGCAATGGATTGAAAGATGCCCCTATGCTGCTCTCAAGAATTTTGTATACCAGGTGCTCGGCGACCCCACCGTAGGTTGCGCATTTTTTAGTGTACCCGCGAGCACTTCCTATCATCACCGTGAGCCTGGCGGACTTGCACAGCACAGCCTGGAAGTTGCAGAGATATCTTATGCGGCAACCCAGTGCTTCGAAGACCACGAACGTTGGCTCGCCGCTGTATCAGGCTTGCTCCATGACGTCGGAAAAGTCAGAACGCTAACGCAAGACTGTCACCAAACAGCAATCGGGCAGCTTATAGCGCCCGAAATATTGAACGTAGAAATTCTTGCCGACGCATTCATAAATCTTGATCAGGCATGGGCAGATGGCGCTATTGCCATCAGGTATATCCTTGGCAGCCTGATGAAACCGCGGGACCAAAGGCCGCTGCTACCACTGACAACTGCAGTCAAACAGGCCGATATCGCGAGCGCCGCGGCAAGCAACAGGCGATTGGCGTTTGCTGACAAACCCTCACACCCAGAAGCCACTGGCTTTGCGGGCGTGTACTGGAAGCCAAGCCCAACGTGA
- a CDS encoding Arm DNA-binding domain-containing protein has translation MASIRVRDKTGKLFLDFRYLNHRCREQTALDDTPANRRKLEGVLKKIEAEITLGTFEYERYFPGSSNALKFITRSAPVYHSTPLFSDFADTWFAEMQSQWRRSYSDTIASTLKTYLKPSFGEKEVGCITKAEIMSFRSALTKVRNGNDKPLSATRINHIITPLRMILAEAADRFDFTSPYQGIKSLKVPRTDVEPFTFEEVKLILESVRPDFKPYYTVRFFTGMRTGEIDGLQWQFVDFERRQILVRQSLVKDELVYTKNDGSFRTIEMSEPVYQALREQNKFTSKFDFVFSSRNGSPLSHRNVTQRVWHPLLRHLGLRARRPYQTRHTAATLWLASGEAPEWIARQMGHTTTEMLFRVYSRYVPNLTRRDGSAMERLLMQQLSETSVPEKEIDHA, from the coding sequence ATGGCTAGCATTCGAGTACGCGACAAGACTGGAAAGCTGTTTCTGGACTTTCGCTATCTGAATCACCGCTGCCGCGAACAGACTGCGCTGGATGACACGCCGGCCAACCGTCGCAAACTGGAAGGGGTGCTGAAAAAAATCGAAGCAGAAATCACGCTTGGCACTTTCGAGTACGAGCGTTATTTCCCAGGCAGTTCCAATGCCCTGAAATTCATCACTCGCAGTGCGCCGGTATATCACTCCACGCCTCTGTTCTCAGACTTTGCAGATACCTGGTTCGCCGAGATGCAGTCACAGTGGCGGCGCTCATACAGCGACACCATCGCTTCGACGCTCAAAACCTACCTCAAACCGAGTTTCGGAGAAAAAGAGGTCGGCTGTATCACCAAGGCAGAAATCATGTCGTTCCGTTCCGCACTCACCAAAGTCAGGAACGGAAACGACAAACCTCTGTCAGCGACGCGAATCAACCACATCATTACGCCTTTGCGCATGATCCTTGCGGAGGCAGCCGACCGATTTGATTTTACCTCGCCATATCAAGGCATCAAGTCACTGAAGGTGCCCAGGACCGATGTAGAGCCGTTCACTTTTGAGGAGGTCAAACTGATACTCGAAAGCGTGCGGCCAGACTTCAAGCCGTACTACACCGTCCGCTTCTTTACCGGCATGCGGACCGGCGAGATCGATGGCCTGCAATGGCAGTTCGTAGACTTTGAGCGCCGACAGATTCTGGTACGCCAATCCTTGGTGAAGGATGAGCTGGTTTATACCAAGAATGACGGCTCCTTTCGGACCATCGAAATGTCTGAACCGGTCTACCAGGCATTACGAGAACAAAACAAGTTCACCAGCAAGTTCGACTTCGTTTTCAGTTCTCGTAACGGCTCTCCACTCTCTCACCGCAACGTCACTCAGCGTGTGTGGCACCCACTGTTGCGACACCTCGGCTTACGCGCTCGTAGACCTTATCAAACAAGGCATACCGCAGCCACGCTATGGCTGGCGTCCGGTGAGGCACCCGAATGGATTGCCCGACAGATGGGGCACACCACAACAGAAATGCTGTTCCGGGTTTATTCGCGGTACGTACCCAATTTAACGAGACGCGATGGCTCCGCTATGGAGCGCCTCTTGATGCAGCAGCTTAGTGAAACTTCAGTACCAGAGAAGGAGATCGACCATGCTTAA
- a CDS encoding helix-turn-helix domain-containing protein yields the protein MIRFRLKELMADKGFRESRRVTLDEVSKATGIHRTTLSKIANQRGYNTTTEILDKLCEYFEVPLEQVAQYLDQSKSEG from the coding sequence ATGATTCGATTTCGTTTAAAGGAGCTGATGGCCGACAAAGGCTTTAGAGAGAGTCGGCGTGTCACCCTGGACGAAGTATCCAAGGCAACCGGTATTCACCGCACGACGCTATCTAAAATTGCCAATCAGCGTGGCTACAACACAACGACAGAGATACTCGACAAGCTGTGCGAGTATTTTGAGGTGCCGCTGGAGCAGGTGGCTCAATATCTTGATCAGAGTAAATCTGAAGGCTGA
- a CDS encoding 3'-5' exonuclease produces the protein MKDEIALLPAFQGLVLEEIELLETEVQYARALEAIKGAGLVGFDTESKPSFQRGDVSDGPHVVQLALHDRAYIIQIGTNPPIGFLQDILGSASITKVGFGLKSDRAHLHRKFGIKLVNVIDLTGPLRVLGYKQALGVKAAVAVLLGQNLPKSKSMSTSNWARNDLEPSQLLYAANDAFAALRVYQTLQLRTEQGVQAKAEH, from the coding sequence ATGAAAGACGAGATCGCTTTACTGCCGGCGTTTCAGGGGTTGGTGCTTGAGGAAATCGAACTGCTGGAAACCGAGGTGCAGTATGCTCGAGCACTGGAAGCGATCAAGGGCGCGGGGCTGGTGGGATTCGATACCGAATCAAAGCCATCATTTCAGAGGGGAGACGTCAGTGACGGGCCACATGTTGTCCAGCTTGCGCTCCATGACCGTGCATACATTATCCAGATAGGTACTAACCCGCCTATTGGGTTTCTCCAGGATATTCTTGGGAGCGCCAGCATCACTAAGGTGGGCTTTGGTCTTAAATCAGATCGAGCTCATTTACATCGAAAGTTTGGAATTAAACTGGTGAACGTGATTGATCTCACAGGCCCCCTGAGAGTGCTTGGATACAAGCAGGCATTGGGGGTGAAGGCTGCAGTAGCCGTGCTGCTTGGCCAGAACCTGCCGAAGTCGAAATCTATGAGCACATCGAACTGGGCGCGGAATGATTTAGAACCCAGTCAGCTTTTATATGCGGCGAACGACGCCTTTGCGGCACTCAGGGTTTACCAAACTCTGCAGTTGCGCACGGAGCAGGGCGTGCAAGCCAAAGCCGAACATTGA
- a CDS encoding vWA domain-containing protein: MGLAPRQEIATYACQKDPKALPPEFVVVLDTSGSMGFNADISREDEDWLMRVGQKLPANNPRVKRLFSGLARIDIAKQSFANMIRNLHPKIDIRFITFGDCNAQVDHGIFDLAQRPALVSGINGLKAYGGTPLASSLEQAANQVDGRDRDAVIVMFIDGEEGCNRDVCEVSKRISREQPRLRVNVVNISKNSNPKCISENTGGRIYTAESSEQISSMLREATEEVSSSAACSGEKPEP, from the coding sequence ATGGGGCTGGCCCCACGACAGGAGATTGCCACCTACGCCTGCCAGAAAGATCCAAAAGCATTGCCTCCTGAATTTGTCGTGGTGCTAGATACCTCTGGATCCATGGGATTCAATGCGGACATATCCAGAGAGGACGAAGACTGGTTAATGAGGGTTGGCCAGAAGCTTCCAGCAAATAATCCACGGGTCAAACGCTTGTTCAGCGGATTAGCACGGATTGATATAGCAAAGCAGTCATTCGCAAATATGATCAGAAACCTTCATCCGAAAATAGATATTCGGTTCATCACCTTTGGTGATTGCAACGCCCAGGTCGATCACGGAATTTTCGACCTTGCGCAACGCCCTGCACTAGTGAGTGGTATCAATGGCCTTAAGGCATATGGCGGAACACCGCTAGCATCAAGCCTGGAACAGGCCGCTAATCAAGTCGATGGGCGAGATCGTGATGCAGTGATAGTGATGTTCATCGATGGGGAGGAAGGCTGCAACAGAGACGTTTGCGAAGTTTCCAAGCGTATCTCCCGAGAACAGCCTCGCCTTCGAGTTAACGTAGTTAACATCAGTAAAAATTCTAACCCTAAATGTATCTCTGAAAACACCGGTGGTCGCATATACACCGCTGAAAGCTCAGAACAGATTTCAAGCATGTTGAGGGAGGCTACCGAGGAAGTATCCAGTTCAGCAGCATGCTCCGGGGAAAAGCCTGAACCTTAA